In Palaemon carinicauda isolate YSFRI2023 chromosome 1, ASM3689809v2, whole genome shotgun sequence, the genomic stretch GGTTtgtttttttctatcctttttgtCTCTTGTTCTTTCCTGTTCTCTCCTTATACACTTCTGGATTTCTTCCCATGCAATCTTTAGATattcatcttcactggtcttaAGGTACTGTCCTAATGCTCAACTTTCGATACTGACACAATCTTCTATATACTAATGAGTCCGTTTCCTCCTTCACTTCATGGTAAATAAAGCCTGTCAATATTCGCTCTTGGGTGCAATGAATGGTGCATGTTCACCGTCTTTCTAGTTTTTTATATGTTGCAtatagctctgacttcttccactctaTACTATTCCAACACGGTGCCTGATAACTGGCACTTCCCAGGTGTTTATAGCTTTTAACATATTTCCAGATCTGAGCTTTGATTTTATTGTGCCTTTGATTCTTTGCATGTATTCTCTTCTAATGTTTTCCTTCATCTGttggtgttttattgtttctccttctaTTACCCCGAGGTATTTGTAGCAAGCTTCGTCTCTgcctttgatgacatttccatctggcagCTTTATCCCTTCTGTCTTTGTTACTTTTCTTCTCTCCATGTTAACTAGGGCACATGTTTATATTCCAAACTTCATCTTGATGTCTCttgatattattcttaatgtctgGATTAGCATGCCTATTTCCTTAGTATCTTTTGCGAACAGCTTGATGTCATCCATTGACATCAGGTGGTTTATTCTGTTGCCTCCTTTCTTTAGTTGGTATCCAATTTCAGTCTTTTCTGGCACTCTTGTCATGGGGATCATAGCCACTAAGAACAGTAGTCGTAATAGTGAATCCGCTCCTGATGTTAACCTCTGCAAGCCGTTTTCCAAACATGCAAGTAACGTTTTACAGTTTTCCATTATATTCTTGAGGAAGTTGATAGTGCTATCCTCTGCACCATATATCTTTAAACATTCAATAAACCATGGGTGTGGTATTATTTCGATGACTTTCTTGTATTCTATCCATGTCATACTCGGGTTGCTTTTTCTTCTCTTGCTattcttcattaccattttgtctattAGTAACTTTTCTTTTGTACCTCTGCATTTCCTTTTGCATCCTTTTTTGCTGGCTGAGAATGGTATTTGTTTTATCCAGGTAGATTTTCATCCTTTCACTGATGATGCTTGTTAGCAGCTTCTACATTATTAGTCTATAGTTGCTTGCTATGTTacctttatttttgtatttttttgaatTAGACAAGTCCTTCCTGTGGTCATCCATTCAGGTTC encodes the following:
- the LOC137639167 gene encoding uncharacterized protein, with the protein product MVMKNSKRRKSNPSMTWIEYKKVIEIIPHPWFIECLKIYGAEDSTINFLKNIMENCKTLLACLENGLQRLTSGADSLLRLLFLVAMIPMTRVPEKTEIGYQLKKGGNRINHLMSMDDIKLFAKDTKEIGMLIQTLRIISRDIKMKFGI